DNA from Biomphalaria glabrata chromosome 14, xgBioGlab47.1, whole genome shotgun sequence:
ttttaactctttgactccggaattatatttttttccctttctgaGTGAAATGAATGCTTAGATCAAACTTTTGTaactttttattagaaaatgatatattttataattatttagtaTAGAATGAAAAAGGAATGCATGCCCTTTTTATATAGCACAAAgcaatttttataaaacaaaaattatttttatattaatgtttgaaatttaaaaataaaaaacttactgACTGCGAAAAAGCCTCCAGGATCTAGATTGAGACCTGATCTTGGAAAAATTTTATGATccatattgaaaataaatatttttttaatcatatttaTCCATATTGTCATAgagaaaacatttctaaaacacAAATGGAAATTTTGAGTTAATTATCAATGTTACTACTATTGGAAAAATGAAAATTGACCACCATGGCCAAGTCAACAACTCTGGGTCTATATTAGATCTGGAAATATATTATGATCCACAGtaggacaaaaaaaattatttatgatatttattcatatttccaCATAACTTTATATGAAAACcatttaaaaacacataaaacGAACGTTCTGAGCTCATTATCCCCTATCACTATCACCCAGAACATAAATCTAAAGAAAATAGAACCTTTTTAAGACCCCACTCTTTCAAAAAATCTTTCACtgtaaaaacacattgaaagaaggaaattttggatgtttagcaaagggaaactatcCAAGATAATGTTTtaagctattaaaaatttatacGGGaggacaaaaatattttaaaacacccATGTTGCCAGTGTTGATCAGAGCTTTATAGCTGGTTAAAATCAACTATTGGAGCGTCCTTACGGAGTAAAAGAGTTAATAACTAGAGTCTATTGTTCATAAcatcttttattataaatattgttttttttttccctctcttcCAGTATATTCATTATTTGGCTGCTCTGCTGTCTATATGCTGCATGGTTTTCTTGGGTTTTGCTGACGATGTTCTTGACTTGAGGTGGCGCCACAAGCTTCTCCTGCCTACCTTTGCCTCACTGCCTCTGCTGACTGTTTATTTTATCAACATCAATGCTACCAATGTTATCATGCCCAAACAGCTGCGTTGGCTCTTAGGGTTTGACCTAAACTTAGGTACCTATTTGATGTTTATATCTAGTtttttgtttcgggaataggggaaagttttacttagggAATTGAGTTCGATGTTACCTCTATTGGAGTTTGTTTATATTCAAGTACTCATCATCCCGGAAGCGCTTAAGAGAGGAAACTATCCCTAAACTATTTAGGTAGCCAACAGTATACTCTAATGCTCAACTCAGCCAGTCATTTCCATAAGTTATTGGTACAGAAaaggtgtttttatttttttaatgataggCTTCCACAAGTGTTTgaaaaatctttctttttaataaaaagaaatattataaaacaacagCAAATCAACAATCATTCCATAGTCATTGtattttttcttgtaataaaTTGGTACCAGAATTTGACttttcaatggaaaaaaaaaattatttttgaaggTTTGAAAAAGAGATTACAAttgtaaaatgaaaatatttgtttacaattttaatttgtttgacTCCTGAttctacaataatttttttgttgttggatACTGTACCTACAGGGCCACTGTATTATCTTTATATGGGTATGTTGGCTGTATTCTGCACTAATGCTATAAATATTCATTCCGGTGTTAATGGATTGGAAGTTGGACAGTCCTGCGTGATAAGTCTATCTGTGCTTATTTTTAACTTCACAGAAATGCAAGgtaagaaaaactaaaacatgtACCTAGTTatccttttttaatttaattctaaaaacattatttgtaaAACTATTAGCATGTTTAGCCTGATTGGTTGTTGCTTTGTTCTTAGGTTAtttgaaaatacatttaataaaaaagctGAACTAAAAAATAATGTGGCTGAAGATTGTATCCAATTCTGGCTTTAAATCCACAAGcagaaatttttattaaaaaagaacatgatcaaaACATGAACATGCTTTTAATAAAACAAGGCACGGTGGCTGTGGGGTCCCAGGTTCGTattctgatgaagactgggattttcactTTTGGGATATTTAAggtgtctctgagtccacccagctctaataggtacttgacattagtaggagaaaagtaaagggggttggtcTCATTATGCTGTCCACACTATGCTTtagttaaccataggccacagaaaagatgatctttatatcatctgccctatagaccgcatggtctgaaaggggaactgtaaTAGaacatcttgttttgtttttttttcctctcttttttttaattttttttttttttttctaaaaaggaaacctcagaatttgtgctattcaattttagctttatcatcataggaatccttgggccttaggcctcttttctttgcctctttttggggctctatatgcctcttttatgggccatcttgcctctttagtgggcttttttttttttttttttttttttttttttttttttttttttaataggctcttaattgtaagttctcataattcacaggTATTTTTTgtaaccataggggtcatcccaaagataagtctataacttatctctctagcttttggtgggatatgtttgctgtgtaggtttatgaatgtgtccttgaattctgtcaccccaagaactctcccccacttaatcctattcactaggctttcatgtaacagctttttaagtgttgtgtatgattctttggttttgttgtgtattaaatgttcattaccaggtaaaattcttgaaatagatctgtaaaatggatgagtaactgtaccaaaatagtgaggagtatcattgtgtattggaagaagGCTACTTCatcttaaaccataatagtaaattgtcaagggaaagtttgttgggtttctaactacttgacctacaaattttagccttagtgaatgtatttttgttttaacatcttgcaagtttatccccccatcctctttgttttgaatgagtgtagtgtgcttaatgctcctaatagtgtttttaaatataaagcttctaaCTAACTTTTTCAGCTTGTTTATGAAGTTAGgaggtggctctgtaatgttagctaaatagacaatctttggaatgaccaaactatttatcaatacagctctaccaaatattgtagaacctgtgtgctgataaagtttaattaagtttgaggctttgacaaaaatattctcccactgttctttacaatagaacaaaggattacaggtatagacaataccacaaatcttgattttatctacaattttgaaagcgcaattctctttgaatttccatttccctagtcccattactgaggatttatttatatttatttttgaaccacTAGCTTCTCCGAAAAGTGTAAATTTCTTTAGTATATTCTTGATATCTTGCTCTGAAGATGGAAAAAAGGATGTATCATCCACATAGGCTTTGACTTTGATGGTTGAGAAGGAACGTCCCGGTATATTTATTCCAATAATAGAGGGGTCAGATCTTACAGATTCCAAGAAGGGTTCAAAGCAAAGGATAAAAAAGCTCTGTGAGCCTCTCCAACCTTCTTTGCTATGTAACACCTCCAATAGGTCTTTATGTTTGATAGagggaaagaaatattttgtgatttataaataagaaaaattatgttttattttagcttTCTATGTATTTGAataagattatttatttattctagtCTTACTGAACATCCTGTGCAATGTCTTCTCTAGGTGAACATCGAATGGGACATGTGTTCTCCATATATTTCATGATGCCTTTCCTGGCAGTCAGTACAGCGTTACTTTTTCATAACTGGTATAATAGTCTTCCTTATTATTAGTTTCAGTGACTTGATtaattgtctttttatattattagtttcaGTTACTAGATAaggttaattgttttttgttttttttaattttgtagtgGTCTGATGAAAATCCTCATTATTAttcaatagagataaattttagagttaaaaatctctttttctttctttttgtaggTACCCTTCCCGGGTATTTGTCGGAGACACCTACTGCTATTTTTCAGGCATGACCTTTGCTGTGGTTGGCATTCTTTCCCATTTCAGTAAAACAATGCTGCTCTTTTTCATTCCACAagtcattaattttatttactcCATTCCTCAATTGTTCCATTTTGTCCCTTGTCCACGCCATAGATTACCTAGGTAAGTGatgatctgttttttttttcattcagtaatggtttttgttttgttttagtgaTCTTTGTCCTCCCTTTAGATTaacctgttttgttttgttagttcCCTGAAATGTGCCGATGGGCCAAAAAACTCAAAAGTCAACTCCTTGACAGAAATAACCAGGAAATGGATATCTTAGGTTATTCATGATCATCATAATTATCTGTAAAAAGCTTAAACTCATGAAATATggctttatttatttagttccAGTGTGTCGTAGGACTTGTAACAGTTCTCAATAAGGACAgaagtagaaataataaaaatacataaaataacttacctttaccttcacctatcccttagtctgttggacagttggggcaccatgcaatatttgtcgaccgtctttctccattcctctctgtcttttgccttagttagaacctctttcaatggcaggcccgtccattcttttatgttgtcttcccatcgctttctctgtctgcctcttcttctttttcctggtactattccctgaaggaaggtctttaaaagccctgaagaccttgtaatatggccttaGATTTATGGCCACATAAAATACTTATTCATACGGTACCTTATATAGGACAAAAACATTCAGGCATAGAATATGTTACCTGAACTTGCACGGAAAACTTAACATCTTTTGTCAATAAAATTAATaagctttacatttttttaaaatttggttaAGCCTACCAgtcataatgaaataaaatatatagtatATTAAGTTGTTAGCAATAATAGAAGACAACAACTAAAAATGGTTTTACAATGATTtgcatatatactttttttttagacatattTCAAGTAACATTATTTTCAgtacttgtttagtttttctttttctcattaGGCTTAATCCAGAGCTTGGGAAATTAGATGCAAGCTATACAGTATACAAAACTGGCAGTCTAAATAAAATGGGCCAGATTTTTGTCaaacttttttctctttttcgtTTGATATCAGTAAAGGAAGGAGTTGGAGAAAATGGTTTGTATACACAGGTATCAAGTATCTTAATAGATAGGAAATATGAAAATAAGAGATAATTTtgattaatttttacaaagcttatatcaactttgtctatctgtctggtaaaacgtttgtacactttatttcttcctCACCCAATCTCGGGTAAAGTTGAAATATTGCgcaattgtttcttttacttgacaagaCAGGAatcattttagaaaattaaccaatttgttaatgAGCTATTGGtatcttaaacaagggaaagaaactgtagttgactgaagtggtgttaTAAGTTTAATCAGTCCCATTTATAGGTCATCATCTGAGTCTTAGTGCACACATGAAAAATAgaatggaggtaacactcaatgAAATGTAGAATCCACTAACATCAGCAAAAGGCTGAACAATCAATCCAAGTTAGTAGACACTGATACTGAATATCGAACAAGTTTAATAACAATGAATGGAACTGTTGAATGTCAGCTACGTTCATAAAATGCTACTTATTTCTACAATGACATGAAAGCCGTCTGTTTATGTAGACTTCTGTTTCATTCTGACTCTAAAACCCTATCCTTGTTTTAAAGTCATGTCattgtcactaagtaaaaacttcccctattttctaaacaaaaatttaattccTAATTGTGCCATAAACAGACTATAGaaataatagataactatacaatcttccatgttcacaAGCTCTCCACTAGCCGTGGGGTTACTGTGCcataagtttgaattcaggtcgttacccctttttttatttttataaatgcttttttattgttagtctagatctattacatgactaatccaaactaattgatacaagtatgtttaatataagctttgtttttctaaaaaaaaaaagttttttttaaattttctatttcttttctgGGTAAGAGGTTTGGAGAAGAAAGGCACCTAATTTTCATGACAAATAAATTGCCTAATGCAGTGCCTAAATGTCTTGATTTCCACATGTCCTCATTTCCCTCAAATTTATTCTGTCTTCCTCCATCTTTAAATTCTGTATGAGATGTCTAGTTAGTTCCAATTGGATCACTTCTCTGTGAATAgccctttaattttttaattcaaatattaGAATCCAAACAGACTGTGGTTACGACCAAACAGGCCACCAGTCTGATCCTTGTGTTGGTTTGACAAATATTCCTGAGTTCTGAAGTACTCCAAGAATAAGACAATAACAAATCATCTTACTTATAGACAACattaaagtaaagtagtaatcCCTTGAAGACTTAGAGGTCTTTATTCAAGTTCACCTGTTTATTAAGTTGTGCTATATAATCCAAGCGATGACCATCAATGCTGAATAAATGTCCTCGAATTTGAGTAAATATACCTCTACACATTCTAgacttatttttctttttatatttatcttatATGACTCtgcgagctttttttttttttttttttttttttttttttttgtgaaacataAAGAAATGTTATGCATTAATATACCTTGTCATATCACTAAAAACTGCATCAGTTTTGTTATAATATTTAGAACACATTTTATTTCGATTTCAAAAGAAGTTTTTGTTCAAGCTTCATTTCCTTgacattgcatttttttttactttgtttcaggtaaataattttacattaaataatttcattttgagaACCTTTGGACCTCTGCATGAACAAACATTGGTGATAATACTCCTAGCTATACAGGTCAGTGATCTTTGTAGGACTatacttaaaaaatataaacttcataacatgatttttttttttgttaaatcagcatacaaataaaaattattaatttcacTGATGGAATttgcaacaaaataaaatacattttcaaatgtgctctacattctaaaaaaaaacatcttaaaaaCGATAGAATTAGTTTGTTGAAAACAAGATGACATATGTAACAGTcaagattgaacacatttttaaagGTTCATTTCACCAGTGGGTGGGTTAAAAAGCAGTTGGTCACTGTGCTAaccaaatgacaccctcattaaccctgggccacagaaacacatgacctttacatcctcagcCCTATAGAGCgtgaggtctgaaagggggttCTTGGTTTTCTTTACTTTCAACAGCGGCTTGCCACATTTTTCTCTCTAAAGGCAAAAATCACATGTGCTTTTCACCATAGGCAGTATGAGTGTCGAGTAAATATTAATGTGAGACCATCCTGTATAATTTTGAGCTTGCACAATTTTAAGTTAATCATTTGTTCATGctttaaatctacagtagaaTATAGTGAATATAGAATTTTTATTCATGGACTTATAAAATGAATTTCAAATcactttttttctatatatatttttaacaattgtaaATAACTACATTAACTAGCTTCCGTGGTCTAAAGAAAGTCAATAGAGACTAGTTCACTTTCAGTCATTTCTAAATTATTAGCAGCCATGAGGTGACTTCGTCCTTGTGCTCGTGTCATAGTTCACTTTTGGCTGGGTGCTGACACAAGCAAGATACAAAAAATCAAACTGTTAGGTTGGCTGTGTGCCTATTGTTGTCCCATATCACTCTAGATTGGACACAAGCTGAAAACTGGACTGCATTTTAACTGTTCATGCGCTAAATTAACTGCTGTTGGAATACATATTTAATAGAGAAATTGAGAAAGTAATTTGAGTAGTACTCTCGAAACCAAAAGAGTAGATAGAATAAGACAGGAAATAGTCATTTAGAAGAAGTGACAATTGGAATACACAATTGGGACGATAAGTATAGAAGACTCCATAACAGTTTCCCCTGTAAACAAAATGCTTAAAGGTGGATTAAAGTGTTATCAAGTTAGTTGAAAAGCCACTGAAAAGCCAAGCAGGTTTGTGAACTCACATGGGATTGAATAGTTTCAGTTGGAGCACAAAACTGCCTGATAGCCCCAAATTTTCATTTTCCTTAACCTAATCTCTGCAAAATGTACATTTGTTAActtttatttctgtcactatAAAGTCAATTAAATCAAAGTAAATCCTTCACCTTTTAGTTTGCCATTTATGAATTTTACAGCATCAGTAATTAAATTAAGTTAAAAGTCACTCAATATTTCATCATGCTTGGGTAAAACCAAAGATTGGACAAAATTACTAGAAGAAAGAAAGGCACTCTCTCACTGCCTCCCAATAGCTATTTGGGCATTTTCAAGTCTAACTATGGCACTTTTGAAGTAAAGACATTAAATCAATGTGTTAGCCACATAAAGCCCTCAATTAAATTTGGTCATAGAAGCTGGTATACTTACTATCATCTGCACACAGTTCTGAATAGGAAAACTTATTTTATAAGAAACTGTATCTATTATTTGATTCCTTTATTTTTAGCTAAATTtgtaccttctttttttttttcagattatttgcagTGGCGTGGCATTTATAATCAGATATCAATTGGCTAAAATATTTTATGACAGttaaaacaaagttttaatttatcTTGCTTGAAAAGTAAATGAGTCGACAAATCAATGTAATGATGCAACAGAAACAGCATTTTTCAAGATTTATTCcttgaatgttgtttttttgttgacatttttgtgggtttttcatttctgtatttttttttttcagtattgtGATATGATAATATCATATGGATATTAtcactattttaaatttaacataTATAAATGTTGCATTTGATTATTTTATCACAACATGTATATGAAATTTAGCAATTTaaaattgtacattttattCAGGTTTAGATTTGTTTAGTCTacaataagaaaaatattttaagttgttTGTGTTGATGTGCAATCCATATTAACAaatcagaattaaaaaaaaaaaagcttttcttttaaattctaTCATAGCTAACTTTGTTAATGCTAGTACTAATACCTTGTGCACGTCAtcagttatctcccttacaaaacaaagcttaaaagTGTAAGGGAATACCTAAAATAAATTCTAGGATGGTGGGAAGGGTCAATTGGTATAAACTACAGTTCAATTGACTCTGAAATCCAATCAAACATAAAGCAAATAATTCAATCAAAATTGATGCATTTTATGTTTAAGATGTCATAAACAACAGCTGCTCAACTAATGGAGTTGTAGATGAAAATAAAGGAAGTGATGGCAGACATTAGAATTAATCagttgttcttgtttttaacAGTGCCctactttagattttatattgacaTTTTTATGTACACTATTATACTATACCAAATGAGTTCAGGCTTCAAAATGTAACTGTAAATGTAAGAAATATGTGATATGCTTTGTCAGATTCAGACTTCatgttttgtagttttttttcatctttccaTATCTtgagttctgttttttttttttttcttttaatacttTGTATAGAGGTACATGGATAAAATTGATTTGTATTTCTAAAGACTTAActgtttttagttttggcataccaaaaaaaaaaagtgcttcgGCTCTTTACTATTTCGTCATTTTAACAGAACTTGTCATGTCACAACTATTTCTgggtatgtttatatttttgtgtgtagaGTTATGATCTGAGA
Protein-coding regions in this window:
- the LOC106055171 gene encoding UDP-N-acetylglucosamine--dolichyl-phosphate N-acetylglucosaminephosphotransferase-like translates to MELGDSGLTIAVNAVMSLTAFFLCLNIIPKFKEMFLKANLCGIDLNKENKNKIPEALGVVCGAVFLCTMFLFMPMPFYKQLADNTPGKFPHHEYIHYLAALLSICCMVFLGFADDVLDLRWRHKLLLPTFASLPLLTVYFININATNVIMPKQLRWLLGFDLNLGPLYYLYMGMLAVFCTNAINIHSGVNGLEVGQSCVISLSVLIFNFTEMQGEHRMGHVFSIYFMMPFLAVSTALLFHNWYPSRVFVGDTYCYFSGMTFAVVGILSHFSKTMLLFFIPQVINFIYSIPQLFHFVPCPRHRLPRLNPELGKLDASYTVYKTGSLNKMGQIFVKLFSLFRLISVKEGVGENGLYTQVNNFTLNNFILRTFGPLHEQTLVIILLAIQIICSGVAFIIRYQLAKIFYDS